A window from Planktothrix sp. FACHB-1365 encodes these proteins:
- a CDS encoding polyprenyl synthetase family protein — MFDKTIINEALQNSRSAIVSKIQEFVNSKRQGTGAYEPLYDLLTDYPFRVGKMLRPTICISVARAVGGIGQSALATAAALELYHNAFLIHDDIEDGSESRRGKETLHSKIGIPRAINVGDATNVLAVGLLLENLSSLGVTKTLNILHEIEVMAQQSVEGQAMELDWVADNTANLTDQDYFTMCVKKTCWYSFMTPCRIGFIVGNPNANASALVKPLADLTRFGMLLGIAFQIQDDLLNLIGEMEAYGKEIGGDIYEGKRTVMLNHVISHSNPGESKEILKILATPREDKTSDQIESILKLMQKYGSIDHGWCLARSYAKQSAELFETLDFLEAETPLRSEEKFISEYHDRRFLKELINYVIYRNL; from the coding sequence ATGTTTGATAAAACGATTATTAATGAAGCCTTACAAAATTCCCGTTCTGCTATTGTCAGTAAAATTCAAGAGTTTGTCAATAGCAAACGTCAAGGTACAGGTGCTTATGAGCCTTTATATGATTTATTAACCGACTATCCCTTTCGAGTGGGAAAAATGCTCAGACCCACAATTTGTATTAGTGTCGCTCGTGCCGTTGGAGGAATAGGACAATCTGCCTTAGCAACGGCTGCCGCCTTAGAACTTTATCATAATGCTTTTTTGATTCATGATGATATTGAAGATGGCTCCGAATCTCGACGAGGAAAAGAAACATTACATTCTAAAATTGGAATTCCTCGTGCGATTAATGTTGGAGATGCAACCAATGTTTTAGCGGTGGGTTTATTATTAGAAAATTTATCATCCTTGGGAGTTACAAAAACCTTAAATATTCTTCATGAAATTGAAGTGATGGCACAACAATCCGTTGAAGGACAGGCAATGGAGTTAGATTGGGTAGCTGATAATACTGCCAATTTAACAGATCAAGATTATTTTACCATGTGCGTTAAAAAAACCTGTTGGTACTCGTTTATGACCCCTTGCCGGATTGGGTTTATTGTCGGAAATCCTAATGCTAACGCCAGCGCATTAGTCAAGCCTTTAGCCGATTTAACTCGATTTGGAATGCTCCTAGGAATTGCTTTTCAAATTCAAGATGATCTGTTAAATTTAATTGGAGAAATGGAAGCCTATGGAAAAGAAATTGGGGGAGATATTTATGAGGGAAAACGAACAGTGATGTTAAATCATGTTATTAGTCATAGTAATCCCGGAGAATCCAAAGAAATTCTTAAAATATTAGCAACTCCCAGAGAAGATAAAACTTCTGATCAAATTGAATCTATTTTGAAATTAATGCAAAAGTATGGCAGTATAGATCATGGTTGGTGTTTAGCTCGTTCTTATGCAAAACAATCCGCAGAACTATTTGAAACTCTTGATTTCCTGGAGGCTGAAACCCCCTTACGTTCAGAGGAAAAATTTATTTCCGAATATCATGACCGACGATTTTTAAAAGAATTGATTAATTATGTAATTTATCGCAATTTATAA
- a CDS encoding DUF433 domain-containing protein has product MTTLSNEQKAIIRTERGLTIAGTRITIYDIMDYVTAQYPPKFIRGLFDLTEAQINAALAYIEANRADVEAEYQIVLKEAEELRLYYEEKNRDLIARIAAQPPQPGTEAAWEKLRAAKAKREAKA; this is encoded by the coding sequence ATGACAACCCTATCCAACGAACAAAAAGCTATTATCCGCACAGAAAGAGGACTAACAATCGCGGGTACACGCATCACTATCTACGACATTATGGACTATGTGACGGCTCAATATCCACCTAAATTCATCAGGGGATTATTTGATTTGACAGAGGCACAAATTAACGCAGCTTTAGCTTATATTGAGGCAAATCGCGCTGATGTTGAAGCTGAGTATCAAATCGTTCTTAAAGAAGCTGAAGAACTGCGACTGTATTATGAAGAAAAAAACCGCGATCTGATTGCTAGAATTGCGGCGCAACCTCCCCAACCTGGAACCGAAGCTGCATGGGAAAAACTGCGAGCAGCTAAGGCAAAACGTGAGGCTAAAGCATGA
- a CDS encoding BrnT family toxin yields the protein MGESRYIIIGISRFGQLLIVAHTDRLERVRIISARKATRQEQRFYEQG from the coding sequence ATCGGAGAAAGCCGCTATATTATTATAGGTATATCTAGGTTTGGGCAACTTTTAATTGTTGCACATACTGATCGATTAGAAAGGGTACGAATCATCAGTGCCCGAAAAGCTACGCGACAGGAGCAGAGGTTTTATGAACAAGGATAA
- a CDS encoding type II toxin-antitoxin system HicB family antitoxin — protein MLTQYIQAAMKQARYEIFPDDGTFYGEISTCEGVYANAETLEACREELQEVLEDWILLSLTLNLPLPVLDNIDLTITKEVA, from the coding sequence ATGTTAACTCAATACATTCAGGCTGCGATGAAGCAAGCTCGGTATGAAATTTTTCCTGATGACGGGACTTTTTATGGAGAGATTTCTACCTGTGAAGGAGTCTATGCAAATGCTGAAACCCTGGAAGCGTGCCGAGAAGAATTGCAAGAGGTATTAGAAGATTGGATTTTACTGAGTCTTACCCTTAATCTTCCTTTACCCGTTCTTGATAATATCGACTTGACAATTACTAAAGAAGTTGCCTGA
- a CDS encoding LamG domain-containing protein: protein MTSTTTASLLYFNGSDDKIDVGYNNELNPQTFTIEAWALSLTSNTGIERSVLTSRPDSYRWGYMFYQACVQDNWELWLLSPNGNYQKIRGPKVQANVWTHLAGTFDPSSSVARLYINGQQVAQETVVHQPTAPTGSSSRNILRIGAGSTESGYCVGGTYFFNGYIDEVRIWNTVHSAQEIQAKMNQRLTGQEANLVAYWRLSNISGAQVPDLTGHGHNGNICKGSMGANIINPPFTPPSTPAPTPAPTPAPTPAPTPAPTPVPTPPPAPLFGQFEVLSTSEIGYNFTNTYGRDLTVFFTPSGEWKPAYFLPYYTPAGAPGFPYQEYMVYPQNTSFALLAIDLETNTVLAEITGTTQLVIKAGQTIAFRINDVVGCYADNYGAFTVQWLAT, encoded by the coding sequence ATGACCAGCACCACAACGGCATCACTACTGTATTTTAATGGTTCCGATGATAAGATTGATGTTGGCTACAACAATGAGTTAAATCCCCAAACTTTCACAATTGAAGCTTGGGCTTTATCCCTCACCTCAAATACAGGAATTGAACGTTCTGTATTAACTTCCCGTCCCGATAGTTATCGGTGGGGGTATATGTTTTATCAAGCTTGTGTTCAAGATAATTGGGAATTATGGCTGTTATCTCCGAATGGCAATTATCAAAAAATTCGCGGGCCAAAAGTTCAAGCTAACGTCTGGACTCATTTAGCCGGGACTTTTGATCCCAGTTCATCCGTAGCACGGTTATATATCAATGGTCAGCAAGTCGCTCAAGAAACCGTAGTCCATCAACCCACCGCGCCGACAGGTTCTAGCAGTCGCAATATCTTACGCATTGGAGCAGGTTCTACCGAGTCGGGGTATTGTGTTGGGGGAACTTATTTCTTTAATGGTTATATTGATGAAGTTCGCATCTGGAATACCGTTCACAGTGCACAAGAAATTCAGGCGAAAATGAATCAGCGCCTCACGGGTCAAGAAGCGAATTTAGTGGCTTATTGGCGGTTAAGCAATATTTCTGGAGCCCAAGTTCCTGACCTCACAGGTCATGGTCATAATGGCAATATTTGTAAAGGTTCTATGGGTGCTAATATTATTAACCCACCCTTTACTCCTCCGTCCACTCCCGCGCCCACACCCGCCCCAACTCCCGCCCCAACTCCCGCCCCAACTCCCGCCCCAACTCCTGTTCCCACACCCCCACCCGCTCCACTGTTCGGTCAATTTGAAGTGCTGAGTACCTCAGAAATTGGTTATAATTTCACTAATACTTATGGTCGGGATCTGACTGTTTTCTTTACCCCATCAGGAGAATGGAAACCTGCCTATTTCCTACCCTACTATACCCCCGCAGGCGCACCGGGTTTTCCCTATCAAGAATATATGGTTTATCCCCAAAATACCTCCTTTGCGCTGTTAGCCATTGACCTAGAAACCAATACGGTTTTAGCCGAAATTACGGGCACAACTCAATTAGTCATTAAAGCCGGACAAACAATTGCTTTCCGCATCAATGATGTGGTGGGTTGTTATGCGGATAATTATGGGGCTTTTACTGTTCAATGGTTAGCCACTTAG
- a CDS encoding LecA/PA-IL family lectin: MSAAANWPFPLSNTNDLVSLLNWLYLQGQRDFPYSYLYEANLANAKLPSVNLSFSYLYKANLLGVDLMAANLGYSFFAYSYLGYANLSHAYLGCAYLAYSNLSYANLSFANLSHSDLSFADLSYADLTNADLSYADLSFVNLTGANLTNTKLTGVTIMGITLTNIQLVNTYFAHTQVIASGKFEVPANSEDGVALMNNSSRDASVNITPSGSWKNGPNTASFSSAGDATYAKAGMKHPQNTAFSLLAINPITNIVQEIYTPTVIPIKPGESLIFRMNDAPGTYGNNVGSITVN; this comes from the coding sequence ATGTCTGCTGCCGCAAACTGGCCTTTTCCCTTATCTAATACTAACGATTTAGTCAGCTTGTTAAATTGGCTGTATCTTCAAGGACAACGGGATTTTCCCTATAGCTATCTGTATGAAGCTAACCTCGCTAATGCCAAACTTCCGTCAGTTAATCTTAGCTTTTCTTATTTGTACAAAGCGAATTTGTTAGGCGTTGATTTGATGGCAGCTAACTTAGGTTATAGCTTTTTTGCCTATAGCTACTTAGGCTATGCCAACCTCAGCCATGCCTATTTAGGGTGTGCTTATTTAGCTTATTCCAATCTCAGTTATGCCAATTTAAGTTTTGCCAATTTGAGTCATTCTGATTTAAGCTTTGCAGATTTAAGTTATGCAGATTTAACCAATGCAGATTTAAGTTATGCGGATTTAAGTTTTGTGAATCTGACGGGCGCGAATCTCACCAATACCAAATTGACGGGTGTAACCATTATGGGAATTACACTCACCAATATTCAATTAGTGAACACTTATTTTGCCCACACCCAAGTCATTGCGAGTGGCAAATTTGAAGTTCCAGCTAACTCGGAAGATGGCGTCGCATTAATGAATAATAGTAGCCGTGATGCCTCCGTTAATATCACGCCATCAGGTTCGTGGAAAAACGGGCCAAATACAGCATCTTTCTCATCGGCAGGAGATGCTACTTATGCAAAAGCTGGAATGAAACATCCTCAAAATACAGCTTTTTCACTGTTAGCCATTAATCCCATTACAAATATAGTCCAAGAAATTTATACCCCAACAGTCATTCCGATTAAACCGGGCGAATCATTAATTTTCAGAATGAATGATGCCCCAGGAACTTACGGTAATAACGTTGGCAGTATAACTGTTAATTGA
- a CDS encoding UPF0175 family protein produces MGLQILISDSVLQAIRLPEQRIEQELRQELAIALYTQDLLSFGKARELAVMDKYEFGQLLGERGVLRHYTPEELDDDLTYARS; encoded by the coding sequence ATGGGACTACAAATTTTAATTTCTGATTCAGTTTTGCAAGCAATTCGTTTACCTGAACAGCGTATTGAACAGGAATTACGACAAGAATTAGCGATCGCTCTCTATACCCAGGATCTATTATCCTTTGGTAAAGCACGAGAACTGGCTGTTATGGATAAATATGAATTTGGACAACTATTGGGAGAGCGTGGAGTTTTACGACACTACACACCAGAAGAATTAGATGATGATTTGACTTATGCTCGTAGTTAG
- a CDS encoding DUF4160 domain-containing protein: MPTVLRFESYRFYFYSHEPNEPPHIHIDRDNLSAKFWLSTVSLAKNIGFNAKELRKIQSLVEVNQQKFLEAWYEYFGNSN; this comes from the coding sequence ATGCCAACAGTTTTAAGATTTGAAAGCTATCGCTTTTATTTTTACAGCCATGAACCCAACGAACCTCCCCATATTCACATTGATAGAGATAATCTCTCAGCTAAATTCTGGTTATCGACCGTATCTTTAGCCAAAAATATAGGATTTAATGCTAAAGAGTTAAGAAAAATACAATCCCTTGTGGAAGTCAATCAACAAAAATTTTTAGAGGCATGGTATGAATACTTTGGTAATTCAAACTGA
- a CDS encoding LamG domain-containing protein: protein MITHNPKSPLFRFDGDNDYADIPFKNELTPPNLTVELWVLQVEKYKYSAATLPLISTTERQELGYTLGEYNAATGLQMIFQVDTLTERYPLFVKTPLPLNVWTHFAGTYDQKSQISCFYMNGELLQTYNFTNTHYNPLQPQTPATSNILRLGGLVKKSKDGKNLVFCDFNGYMDEVRIWDVARTQQQIQETINQELTGKEPNLVGYWRFSNLSDNKVPDLTGKGLDGIIIKNENPVTPIPKTQTFEADISSQAGVNFTNTFAQEVSFKISASGTWKPASWGELTPGGWPGFEYQSQMKYPNNTSFALLVVDVETNMVLAELGSEITLVLKPSQTIAFVVNDVPISEGYTDGYKDNTGNISITCTALIP from the coding sequence ATGATCACTCACAATCCTAAAAGTCCTCTATTTCGCTTTGATGGTGATAACGACTATGCTGATATTCCCTTTAAAAACGAATTAACCCCACCTAATTTAACCGTTGAACTTTGGGTTTTACAAGTAGAAAAGTATAAATATTCGGCGGCGACCCTTCCCCTCATCAGCACAACCGAACGCCAAGAGTTAGGATATACCCTTGGGGAATATAATGCAGCCACCGGCTTACAGATGATCTTTCAAGTCGATACTTTGACCGAGCGTTATCCACTGTTTGTAAAAACCCCTTTACCCCTCAATGTTTGGACGCATTTTGCAGGGACGTATGACCAGAAATCCCAAATTTCCTGTTTCTATATGAATGGCGAACTCCTGCAAACTTATAATTTCACGAACACCCACTATAATCCACTTCAACCCCAGACCCCTGCAACTTCTAATATATTGCGCCTGGGAGGGCTAGTCAAAAAGTCAAAAGATGGGAAAAATCTTGTATTTTGTGACTTCAATGGATATATGGATGAAGTTCGCATTTGGGATGTGGCTCGTACTCAACAGCAAATTCAGGAAACCATCAATCAAGAATTAACCGGAAAAGAACCTAATTTAGTGGGATATTGGCGGTTTAGTAATCTTTCCGATAATAAAGTTCCTGATTTAACCGGGAAAGGTTTAGATGGCATAATTATTAAGAATGAGAATCCTGTCACACCTATACCCAAAACCCAAACTTTTGAGGCTGACATTAGCTCACAAGCGGGAGTGAACTTTACTAATACTTTTGCTCAGGAAGTTTCATTCAAAATTTCTGCGTCTGGAACCTGGAAACCCGCGAGTTGGGGTGAGTTAACCCCCGGAGGCTGGCCCGGTTTTGAATATCAAAGTCAAATGAAATATCCAAACAATACTTCCTTTGCTTTGTTAGTCGTTGATGTTGAAACTAACATGGTTTTAGCCGAATTAGGAAGCGAAATTACTTTAGTCTTAAAACCCAGTCAAACAATTGCCTTTGTTGTCAATGACGTTCCTATTTCTGAGGGCTATACTGATGGCTATAAAGATAATACGGGAAATATCAGCATCACTTGTACTGCACTGATTCCCTAA
- a CDS encoding ACP S-malonyltransferase, producing the protein MIFLIDHNLNGHAMIFFGSIANQGWLDIIPMRFVTFAQMELPIDSDDRVVWRLAQENQMILLTANRSMKGKDSLEQVMREENTPNSLPVITIGNADRLLNDSEYRERCVERLIEIVLNINSYMGVSRLFIP; encoded by the coding sequence ATGATTTTTTTGATAGATCATAATCTCAATGGACACGCTATGATTTTCTTTGGCTCTATTGCTAATCAAGGTTGGCTTGATATTATTCCAATGCGTTTTGTTACCTTTGCACAAATGGAATTGCCTATTGATAGCGATGATAGAGTTGTTTGGCGACTGGCTCAAGAAAATCAGATGATTTTGCTCACAGCTAATCGCAGTATGAAAGGTAAGGATTCTTTAGAGCAAGTAATGCGTGAAGAAAATACCCCTAATTCATTACCTGTGATTACGATAGGAAACGCTGATAGATTACTGAATGATTCGGAATATCGAGAACGTTGTGTTGAGCGTCTAATTGAGATTGTGCTTAATATTAATAGTTATATGGGTGTAAGTCGGCTTTTTATCCCCTAA
- a CDS encoding type II toxin-antitoxin system HicA family toxin, with amino-acid sequence MPPLKPIKRRDLIYYLKQLGFDGPYSGKRHQFMLKENLRVTIPNPHKGDISTNFLAKILQQAKVDISDWENL; translated from the coding sequence ATGCCTCCTTTAAAACCTATTAAACGTCGAGACTTAATTTATTACTTGAAACAACTGGGATTTGATGGCCCCTATTCGGGAAAAAGGCATCAGTTTATGTTGAAAGAAAACCTTCGTGTTACTATTCCTAATCCTCATAAAGGTGATATCAGTACAAACTTTTTAGCTAAAATTTTGCAACAGGCTAAAGTTGATATTAGTGATTGGGAAAATCTCTAA
- a CDS encoding DUF2442 domain-containing protein has translation MNTLVIQTDIRVKNVLIHEDTFSVELMDGRTLTTPLAWFPRLLKANPEQLQKWEICGGGYGIHWEEIDEDISTEGLLRGAAAPQNQRQS, from the coding sequence ATGAATACTTTGGTAATTCAAACTGATATTCGTGTAAAAAATGTTCTTATCCATGAAGATACTTTTAGTGTGGAATTAATGGATGGACGCACTCTCACCACTCCCTTAGCTTGGTTTCCTCGACTATTAAAAGCTAATCCCGAACAATTACAAAAATGGGAAATTTGTGGCGGGGGTTATGGGATTCATTGGGAAGAAATAGATGAAGATATTAGTACCGAAGGATTATTACGCGGTGCCGCAGCACCTCAAAATCAAAGACAATCCTAA